In the Persephonella hydrogeniphila genome, one interval contains:
- a CDS encoding transglutaminaseTgpA domain-containing protein: MIKIRNVVSILNYIVGLTGFLSVVRYVDPVFSLIFVLFFAGGIFVDRKREEIIPRIVLNILSLVVVISLFFRASTENLVIPVIETLLILLGIKFLENKQFRDFMQIYTISVFLLAGSALLTIDLSFMLFFLILFFTVVLSIIFLTYYSQDQELVVHTQIFKKIATRTLLIPLVAIPLTAFLFVVLPRTQHPVFDFLNAGSKGKTGFSDVVSIGDVSQIQEDESIAVRVKIDKRINPEDIYIRGIVLNFFDGKRWLRRNLQETEKVLIRNPVKQEIILEPTGGRYLLAVDTPVSINLKGARREDDSVFVFYKNLYSRIKYTAISDLEGVIQAEDINIYAYTQLPNNINRKVFQLAYRLKGETTLQTVKNVVSYLKESYRYSLKNLPAGDDPVYSFLFETKRGNCEYFASAAAVLLRINKIPVRVVGGYKGMIYNRIGDYYLVPQKYAHTWIEAYINGKWMRFDPTTSYAARVYSEKEKGILDKIMLILDAVEYAYINSVVNFDLKKQVSLIKKAQNVVSSVKFDTVRLKEYVYYFLVFAMIVSIFMGIYRLKIESYERRLLKRFYKKMEKLGYRKKENEGLEEFVKRIDREDIKTKAYRFVREFEKLFYTDKKLDRQTYKKLLSFVDDIGIKG, from the coding sequence ATGATAAAGATAAGAAATGTTGTTTCTATTCTGAATTATATTGTAGGATTAACAGGATTTCTTTCTGTGGTGAGATATGTAGATCCTGTCTTTTCTTTGATCTTTGTTCTCTTTTTTGCTGGAGGAATTTTCGTTGATAGGAAAAGGGAAGAGATAATTCCGAGAATTGTACTGAATATACTATCTCTTGTTGTGGTTATCTCTCTTTTTTTCAGAGCTTCAACTGAAAATCTGGTTATACCTGTTATAGAAACACTTCTTATACTTCTTGGGATAAAGTTTTTAGAAAATAAACAGTTCAGAGATTTTATGCAGATATACACTATATCTGTTTTTCTTCTCGCCGGTTCTGCACTTCTGACTATAGACCTGTCATTTATGCTTTTTTTCCTGATACTGTTTTTTACAGTTGTTCTGTCTATTATTTTTCTTACCTATTACTCTCAGGATCAGGAACTGGTCGTTCACACACAGATTTTTAAAAAAATCGCAACAAGAACCCTCCTAATACCCCTTGTAGCAATTCCTTTAACAGCTTTTCTTTTTGTCGTCCTACCAAGAACACAACATCCTGTTTTTGATTTTTTAAATGCAGGCTCAAAAGGAAAAACCGGTTTTTCAGATGTTGTCAGTATAGGGGATGTATCCCAGATACAGGAAGATGAAAGCATCGCCGTAAGGGTAAAAATAGACAAAAGAATAAATCCAGAGGATATCTATATAAGAGGTATAGTCTTAAACTTTTTTGATGGTAAAAGATGGTTAAGGAGAAATCTACAGGAAACTGAAAAAGTACTGATCAGAAATCCAGTTAAACAGGAAATAATCCTTGAACCTACAGGAGGGAGGTATTTACTTGCTGTAGATACTCCTGTCAGTATTAATCTAAAAGGTGCAAGGAGAGAGGATGATTCCGTCTTCGTTTTTTATAAAAATTTATACTCCCGTATTAAATACACAGCTATTTCTGATCTTGAAGGTGTTATACAGGCAGAGGATATAAATATTTATGCCTATACACAGCTTCCTAATAATATAAACAGGAAAGTGTTTCAACTTGCTTACAGACTGAAAGGAGAAACTACTCTCCAGACAGTAAAAAATGTAGTTTCTTACCTAAAGGAAAGCTACAGATACAGTCTGAAAAATCTTCCTGCAGGTGATGACCCTGTTTACAGTTTTCTGTTTGAGACTAAGAGGGGAAACTGTGAGTATTTTGCCTCTGCGGCTGCTGTTCTTCTCAGAATAAATAAGATTCCTGTCAGAGTGGTAGGTGGTTATAAAGGGATGATTTATAACAGAATAGGAGACTACTATTTAGTTCCCCAGAAGTACGCCCATACGTGGATAGAGGCTTATATAAACGGTAAATGGATGAGGTTTGATCCTACTACTTCCTATGCTGCGAGGGTTTATTCTGAAAAAGAGAAAGGGATTTTAGATAAGATAATGCTGATATTAGATGCTGTAGAGTATGCTTATATAAACAGTGTGGTAAATTTTGATCTAAAAAAACAGGTAAGTTTGATAAAAAAAGCCCAGAATGTAGTAAGCTCTGTAAAATTTGATACAGTCCGTTTGAAAGAGTATGTATATTACTTTCTTGTTTTTGCTATGATTGTTAGCATTTTTATGGGGATTTACAGGTTAAAAATAGAAAGCTACGAAAGAAGATTACTTAAAAGATTTTACAAAAAGATGGAAAAATTAGGATACAGAAAAAAAGAAAATGAAGGTCTTGAGGAGTTTGTAAAGAGGATAGATAGGGAAGATATAAAAACTAAAGCCTACCGCTTTGTAAGGGAGTTTGAAAAGCTGTTTTATACAGATAAAAAATTGGACAGGCAGACATATAAAAAACTTCTATCGTTTGTTGATGATATCGGCATAAAAGGTTGA